From one Candidatus Effluviviaceae Genus I sp. genomic stretch:
- a CDS encoding Rrf2 family transcriptional regulator yields MSGLARPSEAVTIAVHACGLLAGAGGAALTTHEMARAIGASEAHLSKVLQRLARAGIVTGRRGPGGGFVLADDPASVSLLQVYEAIEGSLPRSGCMLGLPICSGAACPLSALLSRVTADVADGLASVTLAGLGTSLAPGRTRRPARRRDRSGRSDTRRGSGHTRTGR; encoded by the coding sequence ATGAGCGGCCTCGCCAGACCATCGGAAGCGGTCACGATCGCGGTCCATGCCTGCGGCCTCCTCGCGGGCGCGGGCGGCGCGGCGCTGACGACCCACGAGATGGCGCGCGCCATCGGCGCGTCCGAGGCTCACCTGTCGAAGGTGCTTCAGCGTCTGGCGCGCGCTGGCATCGTGACGGGGCGTCGGGGGCCCGGCGGGGGATTCGTGCTCGCGGATGACCCCGCGTCGGTGTCGCTCCTTCAGGTGTACGAGGCGATCGAAGGGTCGCTCCCCCGCTCCGGGTGCATGCTGGGTCTGCCCATCTGCAGCGGCGCGGCCTGCCCGCTCAGCGCGCTCCTGTCCAGGGTGACTGCGGATGTCGCGGACGGCCTTGCGAGCGTCACGCTCGCCGGCCTGGGAACGTCGCTCGCGCCGGGGCGAACGCGGCGGCCCGCACGCCGACGAGATCGATCAGGCAGATCAGACACGAGGAGAGGCTCAGGACACACAAGGACAGGGAGGTGA